The genomic segment GCAGCCGCCCGCCGTGATCCTGATGGCCGGTTTGCAAGGTGCCGGTAAAACCACCACCACCGCCAAGCTGGCCAAGCACCTGATTGAAAAGCGCAAGAAAAAAGTGCTGACGGTCTCGGGTGACGTCTACCGACCCGCCGCCATTGAGCAGCTCAAAACCGTGACCGCACAAGCTGGGGCCGAGTGGTTTCCCAGCTCACCCGACCAAAAGCCGATCGACATCGCCCGCGCCGCCATCGACTACGCCCGCAAGCACTTCTTTGACGTGCTGCTGGTCGACACCGCCGGTCGCTTGGCCATTGACGAAGCCTTGATGGCCGAAATCAAGTCGCTGCACGCTGAACTCAAGCCGGTTGAAACCCTGTTCGTGGTCGACGCCATGCAGGGCCAGGACGCGGCCAACACCGCCAAGGCCTTCAGCGACGCGCTGTCCTTGACAGGCATCGTGCTCACCAAGCTCGATGGCGACTCACGCGGTGGAGCAGCCCTGTCGGTGCGCCAGATCACGGGCGTGCCGATCAAGTTTGCCGGTACCAGCGAGAAAATTGACGGTCTGGAGGTGTTTGACGCCGAGCGCCACGCCGGGCGCATTCTGGGCATGGGCGACATCGTGGCCCTGGTCGAGCAGGTCACCGCTGGCGTGGACATGGAGGCCGCGCAAAAGCTGGCCGCCAAGGTCAAGAGCGGGGGCGGGTTTGATCTGAATGACTTTTTGGCCCAGATCCAGCAGATGAAACAAATGGGCGGCTTGTCGAGTCTGATGGACAAATTGCCCAGTCAGCTGACGGCCAAGGCCGGTTCCATGGACATGGACAAGGTCGAAAAAGACATTGGCCGCAAGCAAGGCATCATCCACAGCATGACGCCGCAAGAGCGGAGAAAGCCAGAGCTGATCAAAGCCACCCGCAAGCGCCGCATTGCGGCGGGGGCTGGTGTTCAGGTGCAGGACGTCAACCGCATGCTCAAAGAATTTGAGCAGATGCAGGACATGATGAAAAAAATGTCTGGCGGCGGGATGATGAAGATGATGAAACGCATGGGTGCCATGAAAGGCATGATGGGCGGCGGTGGCTTTCCTGGCATGCCGCGCTGATCTTCACAGCACAACAGCGGATGACGCTTCTCTTCATTTACGGCACGCTCATGCCTGGACTTCGGCTCCAAGCTGAAATGCAGGGCGCCCGTTTTTTGGGGGCAGCTCAGGTGCCCGGTCGTTTGGTCGATCTGGGACGCTATCCCGGTTTCGTTCAAGGCGAGGGATTGGTGACGGGGGAGGTCTATGCGGTCGATGACGCGCACCTGGCCCGTCTGGATGGGGTGGAGGGCGTGGCGCCCGGTGACCGCGCCGCATCACACTACTGGCGCGAAGTGGTCACGGTGACGGGCGGCCCGATGCAAGGCCAGCCGGTACAAACCTATGTGTACAACCGCCCTGTGGATGGCTGCACAGCCATCGCGCACGGGGACTACCGCCGCTACATCCGAGAGGTCGGGCGCGAATCTTGAGTGTCATGCGCGGCTGCCCACCCCTGTGGGCGATTCATGGTCAATCCCGGATCACCAGCTCACCGCGCAGCGAGTGCGACAGGCCTTGCGTGATGCGCACATCGGCCATCTGACCGATCAGGCGGTCCATGTTTGGGCCGCCGGGGAAGTTGACCACGCGGTTGCACTCGGTGCGCCCAGCCAACTCGGTCGCGTCCTTGCGGGAAGGGCGCTCGACCAAAATGCGTTGCACCGTGCCGACGCGGTGGTCACCGATGCGCTGCACGTTCTCTTCGATGGTCGCTTGCAGGTGGTGCAGTCGGCGCAATTTCACCTCGTGCGGCGTGTCGTCGTGCAGGTTGGCCGCTGGCGTGCCCGGGCGGGGGCTGAAGATAAAACTGAAGCTGGTGTCAAAACCCACATCGGTGATCAGCTTCATCATCTTGTTGAAGTCGTCCTCGGTCTCGCCGGGGAAGCCCACGATGAAATCGCTGCTGAGCGACAGGTCAGGGCGGATCGCCCGCAGCTTGCGGATGGTGCTCTTGTATTCCATGGCGGTGTAGCCGCGCTTCATGGCCATCAAAATGCGGTCCGAGCCGTGCTGCACCGGTAAGTGCAAATGGCTCACCAGTTTGGGGATCTTTTCATAAGCGTCGATCAGGCGCTGTGTGAATTCATTGGGGTGGCTGGTCACATAGCGGATGCGCTCGATGCCTGGCATGTCTGCCACGTATTCCAGCAGCAGCGCAAAGTCGGCAATGTCTGAGGTGCAGCCCATCTTGCCCCGGTAGGCGTTCACGTTTTGGCCCAGCAGGGTGATCTCTTTCACGCCCTGGGCGGCCAACCCGGCCACCTCGACCAGCACATCGTCAAACGGGCGAGAAACTTCTTCGCCCCGGGTGTAGGGCACCACGCAGTAGCTGCAATATTTGCTGCAGCCTTCCATGATCGACACAAAGGCCGTCGCGCCGTCCACCTTGGCGGGTGGCAGGTGGTCAAACTTTTCAATCTCGGGGAAGCTGATGTCCACTTGCGGGCGCTGCTTGCGCTCGCGTTCGGCCAGCAGCTCCGGCAGGCGGTGCAGGGTCTGTGGGCCAAACACCACGTCCACGTAGGGCGCCCGCTTGATGATCTCGGCGCCTTCCTGGCTGGCCACGCAGCCGCCCACGCCAATCAGCACGCCCTTGGCTTTGAGGTGCTGCACCCGCCCCAGATCGCTGAACACTTTTTCTTGCGCCTTCTCGCGCACCGAGCAGGTGTTGAACAAGATCAGATCGGCCTCGTCCACGTCCTGCGTAGGCACATAGCCTTGGGCCGCGCCCAGCACATCGGCCATCTTGTCCGAGTCGTACTCGTTCATCTGGCAGCCAAACGTTTTGATGAAGACCTTCTTGCTCATGCGGCCTCCACGGAGGTCATGGGTTCAAGGCAAAGCAGAGCATGCCCGCGAAGGGCCAAAGTGCAGCGGTTCATGGTGTAGATCCAGAGGCTGTTGGGAAAAGCGCTGGGGGCGCCGCAGGAGAGGGATTATCGCAGTCGGAGCCCGCAGCTCAGTTTTCGGCGCCCTCGGCCGCCTTCGGCCTGAAAAACATCGGATACGCCCTTTGCACCGTCGGGCTGTCATACGCCCAGCTGTGGCATTGGCCCAGGTGGTACGGCGGTTTGGTGACTTCAGGGTGGGGCTGGCCGGCCTGTTCGCGGCGCTGCCATTGGCCTGCGGGCAGGGTTTGGTAGGCCGCGGTGGCCATGTTGAACAGCAACTCGCGCAGGTGGGTGCAGCCTTGGGTGCCGCCCACGTGCTCGTTGATGACTTTGCGCCAGCCCGGGCCCATGGTTTGCCCGATCAGTGTGTGCATGCCGTGCGGTGCGCCCGCGCATTCGGGGTGGGGGATGTCGTCCATGGCGGTCACGATGTCTTGGATGACCATTTTGTTGTTCAGCGTGACGCGGATTTTCAAGCCGTGGATCGGTTCGTTGGCCGGAAAGGGCCGCTCATTGGGGACCGAAAAACCATAGGTTTTCACGTCGGTCAGTTCGGCTTCGATGTCCCACAGGCCGTCTTCGCGGTCATAGCCCTGGTAAACCACGGTTCGCGTATGTGACAGTTTTCGGGGGGATGCTGGGGGTAGTGCCAATGGATTTCTCGCGGGTCTGGTGTTCAATCTCCCGATCATATCGATGCAGGAGCCCAAGACATGTCGCACGAAGCCCCAACCGCTGTTCACCCCGCTGTTCGCCGCCAGACCATCGCCGATGCCTTGCGTCGCACCGCCATCCGCTTGCCCAGCAAAACCGGCATCGTGTGCGGTGCCACCACCTGGACCTATGCCGAGTTCGATGCGCTGGTGAGCCGCCTGGCCGCAGGCCTGGCCAGCGTGGGCGTGGCCGAGGGCGACAAGGTGGCGGTGCTGGCGCGCAATTCGCACGGTTTTGCCGCGCTGCGCTTTGCGCTGGCCCGCCGTGGCGCGGTCATGGTGCCGATCAATTTCATGCTCAAGGCCGAAGAGGTGGCCTTCATCTTGCGCCACGCGGGTGCCCAGTTTTTGGCCACGGACAGCGGCCTGGCCGAGCTGGCGCAGGCTGCGGCCAAACTGGATACGAAAGTTCAGCAGTTCATCTGGCTGCCGTCCGAAGACCCGAGCCAGCCCGTGCCGGGCATGCACAGTTTTGACACATTGGCCGCGTGCCCCGATGCGCTGCCCGATGTGCAGCTGGGCAGCTATGACGTGGCGCAAATCGTCTACACCAGCGGCACCGAGTCCTCGCCCAAAGGTGCGCAGCTCACGCACGACGCGGTCATGTGGCAGTACGTTAGCTGCGTGATCGACGCCGAAATCGCCGAGGCCGACGTGGCCCTGCACGCGCTGCCGCTGTACCACTGCGCCCAGCTCGATGTGTTTTTTGGCCCGGCCATTTACATGGGCAGCACCAACGTCATCACGGCCAAACCTACGCCCGACAACCTGCTGCCCATGCTTGAAAAGTTCGGTATCACCAGTTTCTTTGCGCCGCCCACGGTCTGGATCGCGCTGCTGCGTTCGCCGCTGATGGATGCGGGCAAGCTCTCCAAGCTGGCCAAGGGCTACTACGGCGCATCGATCATGCCGGTCGAGGTGCTCAAGGAACTGGCCGCGCGCCTGCCCAAGGTGAGGCTGTGGAATCTGTATGGCCAAACCGAAATCGCGCCTCTGGCCACGATGCTGGGCCCAGAGGACCAGCTGCGCAAACTGGGTTCATGCGGTAAAGCGGTGCGCAACGTCGAGACCCGTGTGGTGAACGACGACATGCAGGATGTGGCCGTGGGTGAGGTGGGTGAGATCGTGCACCGCTCGCCGCACCTGATGCTGGGCTATTTCCATGATGACGAGCGCACCCGAGCCTCGTTTGAAGGCGACTGGTTCCACAGCGGCGATTTGGGGGTCATCGACGAGGAGGGCTATATCTCGGTGGTGGACCGCAAGAAGGACATGATCAAGTCCGGTGGGGAAAACGTGGCCAGCCGCGAGGTCGAGGAAATGATTTACCGCTTGCCGCAGGTGAGCGAAGTGGCAGTGATCGGGCTGCCCGACCCCAAGTGGGTCGAAGCCGTGACGGCGGTGGTGGTGGTCAAGGTCGGGCAAACGCTGGACGAGGCCGCCGTGATCGCGCACTGCGCCCAACACATGGCGGGTTTCAAGACGCCCAAACGCGTGGTCTTCACCGATGCGCTGCCCAAGAACCCCAGCGGCAAACTGCTCAAGCGCGATTTACGGGTGCGCTACGCGTGACACAGACTGCCGCGTCGCTGCGCTCCTCGCAGTGACAGGAAAAATCAGCGATCGCGCGATTCGCAGCAAGCATGGCTCATAACCAAGGGAAATCCCTGATCAAATGTCCCATGCATAAGACCTGAATGTTCTATTGACAGGACAATGGGACTGTTCCACGATCGAGGCCATGGATGCCCATCTGCCTTTGCCCAAGTACCACCAAATTTATTTGGTGCTGCGCGAGCAGTTGCGCGAAGGCCGCTTTGACGACGGTTTGCCGGGCGAGATGGCCTTGATGGGGCAGTTTGGTGTGGCCCGTGTCACGGTTCGGCGTGCCTTGTCGCAACTGGCCGAAGAGGGCTTGATACAGCGCGAGCCCGGGCGTGGCACAAGGCCGGTGACCGCGCGTGCGCAAGAGGTTCAGATGCAGGCCTCGACCATGGCCACAGGCCAGCAGGCACGCCTGACGGGATTGCTGGAGAACCTGGTCACCATGGGCATGCGCACCAAGGTGAAGGTGCTGAGCGTGGAGCGCATGCGCGCCCCAGTGGACGTGGCCGCCGCGCTCAAGCTCCACAGCGCTGCGCTGGTGCAAAAAGCCGAGCGCGTGCGCAGCACGCCCGAAGGCCCCCTGTCGCACATCACCACCTGGGTGCCCGATGCGATTTCAGCCGGCTTTGGCAAGCGCGAGCTGGCGCAAAAACCCATTTTGGTGCTGCTCGAAGAGTCGGGCGTCAAGGTGGGCCGGGCCGAGCAAACCATTTCGGCCCGTCTGGCCGATGTGGGCATGGCCCAACATCTGGATGTGTCCGTCGGATCGGCCTTGATGGCGGTGCGGCGTTTGATTTATGACGAGGACGAACGTCCCGTCCAATGGCTGCATGGCTTGTACCGACCGGACCGGTACGAATACCAGATGCAGTTATCCCGCGTTGGCAGCATCGATGCCAAGGTGTGGGTAAGCCAAGAGCTGTCCGCCAACTTTCATTGACCTACTTAAAGGATGTTCTCATGACCTCACGTCGCACTTTCATGGGCCAGTCCGCTGCGGCGGCCTCGGCACTCGCGTTTCCACTGGTGGGCGGGGCTCAGCCCAAGCCCATCAAAGTGGGTGTTTTGCACCCCGTCACCGGTGCCTTGGCTTATTCGGGCCAGCAGTGCCGCATGGGTGCCTTGATGGCGATTGAAGACATCAACAAAGCGGGCGGCATCAAGTCGCTGGGCGGCGCCAAAATCGAAGCCATGCTGGGCGATGCACAGTCCAGCCCGCAAGCGGGTACGGCCGAGATCGAGAAGATGAACGAAGCCGGCGTCAGCGCCGTGGTCGGGGCTTTTGCTTCGGCCATTTGCCTGGCCACCACGCAAGCGGCTGCCAAATACAACCTGCCCCACGTGGTCGATGTCGGCGTGGCCGACCAGATCGTCGAGCGCGGCCTGAAAAACACCTTCCGCTTTGGCCCTGGCTACAGAAAGTGCGCCGAAGTGGCGGTGTCCAGCCTGCACGTCTTGAACACCGCCGCAGGCAAACCGGCCCGCACCGTGATGATCGTGCACGAAGAGTCGCTGTTCGGCACCGGCACCGCCAACCTTTTGGCCAAAGAGCTGCCGGGCTATGGCTACGAGGTCAAGGAAATCATCAAGCACGCCAACCCCACGCGTGACTTCAACAACATTGCGCTGCGCATCAAGCAGGTCAACCCCGACATCCTGATCCCCGCGAACTATTACAACGAATACGCCCTGCTGGTGCGCACCTTGCAACAGCAAAAAATCACGCCCAAAGCCATTTACTCGGTCTTGGGTGGTGCTGCGTCGAGCTACAAGTTTGTCAAGGAGTTTCCAGAGGCGGCCAACGGCATCATCGACTGCAACCACTGGTTCAACCCCAAGGACAAGCGCTCGGCCGAATTGCGTAAACGCGTGGAAGCACAAGGCCAGTTCTTCAGCTACGAAGTGTTCATGACCTACACCGCCATGATGCTGCTGGCCGATGCCATTGAGCGTGCGAAGTCAACAGACCGCGCCGCCATCATCGATGCGCTGGCTTCGAGCAAGTTCGCCAACCACATCATGCCCTACGGCCCCACGCAGTTTGTGAACGGCCAGAACATGGGCGCACAGCCTTTGATGACCCAGGTCCACAAAGGCGACATCAAGGTGATCGTGCCGCGCGACTACCGCGAGATTGAGCCGATTTTCCCGCTCAAGGGTTGATTGACGTTGACCTGAAAGACCCCGATGCTGGACTTCAACATCCTGTTTCCTTCGGTGCTCAACGGCATCACCACAGGTGCCGTGTACGCGCTGATCGCGCTGGGCCTCACGCTGATTTATGGCGTGTTGCACATCATCAATTTCGCGCACGGCGCGTCTTTGATGGTGGCGCTGTATGGCGTGTACATGTTGAAGCAACACTTCGGGGTCGATCCCTACATGGCCCTGCCCATCATGGTGCCCGCCATGTTTGTGCTGGGTTATGCGCTGCAGCGCGGGGTCATCAACCGCGCCAGCCATGGCAAGGATGAAAACATCCTGCTCGTCACGCTGGGCATCTCCATCGTGCTTGAGAATTTGGCGCTTTTGTACTTCAAGTCAGACACGCGCACCATCGAGACAGCCTACACCTTGACCACCGTTGAGATCGGGCCAGCCTTCATCGCCCTGCCCAAGCTGGTGTCCTTTGCTGGCGCCCTGGTGGTGTCGGCGGTGATGTTGCTCATTGTGCAAAAGACCGACTTGGGTCGCGCCATTCGCGCCGTGTCCAAAGAGAAGCAAGGCGCGCGTTTGATGGGCATCGATGTGGACCATGTGTACGCCATGTGCTTTGGCCTGGGCCTGGCCAGTCTGGGCGCGGCCGCCTGCTTTTTGATGCCGGCCTATTACGTCAACCCGCAAGTGGGCAACGGCTTTGTGCTGGTGGCCTTCACGATCGTGGTGCTGGGCGGCATGGGCAGTTTTGCCGGGGCTTTGCTGGGAGGACTGCTGATCGGCGTGGTGGAGTCGCTAGGGGGCTTGCTGCTGGGTGAGTCATTGGGCCAGGTGGGTATTTTTGTGATTTTCATTGCAGTGCTTTTGCTCAGGCCGCAAGGATTTTTCGGAGCGAAGGCATGAAAGACTTTCGCAACATCGCGCTGTTTGTGGTGCTGGTGGGGGCGGTACCCTTGTTCACCGATTCGGGCGTGATGCTCAACTTCGTCATGACCTCGTTGTACGCCTGCTTGCTCTCGCAAGCCTGGAACGTGCTGGGTGGTTATGGGGGGCAGTTTTCTTTTGGCCATGCGCTGTTTTTTGGCACAGGCGCTTATGTGCAGGCGATTGCGCAAATGCAGTGGGGCCTGAGCCCCTGGGTGGCATTGCCTTTGGCCATGGCTTTTGCGGCGGGCGTGGGGGCGTTTGTGGGCGCGGCTTCGTTCCGCTATGGCCTCAAGGGTTCGTACTTTGCGCTGGTCACGCTGGCCTTTGCCGAGGTGTTCCGCATTGTGGCCACTTCGGTGCCTTTCACGGGCGCCGGTGTGGGCCTGATGCTGCCACTCAAGGAGTCGGCGGCCAACATGCAGTTTGGCAGCCGTGCCGGTTTCATCTGGCTCATGCTGGGCCTGGTCACGCTGGCGCTGTGCATCACGGCTTGGCTGCGCCATTCGCGCTTTGGTGCTTACCTGCAAGCGGTGCGTGACAACGAAGACGCGGCCCGCGCCATCGGCGTGAACCCCTTCAGCGTCAAGCTGATTGCCACCATTTTGTCCGGTGGCCTGATGGGTGCAGGTGGCGCTTTTTATGTGCAGGTGTTCCAGTACATCGACCCTGGCATTGCCTTTGGGGCGCACACTTCTGTCGAGGCCTTGGTGGGTGCGATCGTCGGCGGCATGGGCACGCTGTGGGGCCCGCTCTTGGGCGCGGTGAGTTTGCACATCCTGGCCGATGTCACGCGCAACTTGTTTGGGCAGCTGCCCGGCATCAACATGGTCATTTATGGCGTGGTGCTGATCGTGATCGTGATGTTCTTGCCGCGCGGCATTGCGGGGCTGGGCACCATCACGCCGCTGCAATGGTTGCGCGGCAGCAAGTCGGATGGAGACAAATCATGAGCACGCTGCTGCAGATCGAGGGCGTGTCCAAGTCCTTTGGCGGTTTGAAGGCCGTACAAAATGTGAGCCTGTCGGTGACCGAGGGGCGTCTGAGCGCCTTGATTGGCCCCAACGGTGCAGGCAAGACGACCTTGTTCGCACTCATGTCGGGCTTTCTGACGCCGGACACGGGCCGTGTGGTGTTTGCAGGCCAGGACATCACCGGTCAGCCGCCGCACCTGAACGCCCGCATGGGCCTGACGCGCACCTTCCAGATCGTGCAGCCCTTTGCCGCGCAAACCGTGCGCGAGAACATCGCGGTGGGGGCGCACCTGCATTTGCCACGCCGCGCCGAGGCCCTTGACTGGGCTGAGTCGGTTGCGCAGCAAGTGGGTCTGAGCCCGCAACTGGACAAGCTGGCCAGCGACTTGACGGTGGCCGGACGCAAACGGCTGGAGCTGGCCCGTGCATTGGCCACGCGGCCGCGCCTGTTGTTGCTCGACGAGGTGCTGGCCGGATTGAACCCGCAAGAAATCGCCGAAATGATCCCGGTGGTGCAAGGCATTGCCCAAAGCGGTGTGACGGTGCTGATGATCGAACACGTCATGCAAGCGGTGATGAGCCTGGCGCAAGAGGTTTGGGTGCTCGCGCAAGGCCAGTTGATTGCCCAAGGCACACCCGCCGAGGTGACGAACAACAAAGCCGTGGTCGAGGCTTATCTGGGCCACGGCACGGCCGAGCGCTTGCAAAAGAACGCAGCCCAAGACAAAACAGCGCAGGAGGCACAGGCATGACCGCTTTGTTGAATGTGCAGGGCCTCAAATCCGGCTACGGTGTGGTCGAGGTCTTGCGCGGTGTGGACCTGCAGGTCATGCCCGGCGAGCTGGTGGCGCTTTTGGGCAGCAACGGCGCGGGCAAGACCACACTCAACCTCACACTCAGCGGCTTGGTGGCCACGCGCGCGGGTCGGGTGGGGTTCGATGGGCAGGACATCACCGGTCTGCATTCACGCCAGGTGGTCAAGCATGGCTTGATCCAGGTGCCTGAGGGCCGAAAAGTGTTCCCCAACCTGAGCGTGCACGAGAACTTGGAGCTGGGGGCCTTCACCCGAGGGCGTGAGCGACGCTTGCAGAACCTGGACAAGGTCTACGAGACATTCCCACGGTTGAAAGAGCGCGTGGCCCAGTTGGCGGGCACGCTCAGCGGTGGCGAGCAGCAGATGTTGGCCATTGGCCGGGGCCTGATGGCCGAGCCGCGCTTGTTGATCCTGGACGAACCCTCACTGGGTTTGTCGCCCCTGCTGGTGGAAGAGTTGTTTGGCTTGATCGCCTCGCTGCGCAGCAGCGGCCTGTCGATCTTGCTGGTGGAGCAAAACGTGGGCCAGTCTCTGGACATCGCCGACCGGGCTTATGTGATGGAAAACGGACAAATCCGTTTCACGGGCACACCCGCCGAGTTGTTGGGCAGTGACACGCTCAGGCAAGCCTATTTGGGGATGTGAGGCCGCAGTGCAGCGCCTGGCCTGTTGCGGTTTTTCAACCCGTTTGACCCCTTGATCTTCCATCTTGTTTGACATGACCGTACGCATTGCTTTTGACCGCACCGTTCTGATGTGGACCACCGCTATGGCGTTGGTGTGCTGGGCGGGCATGGCCCGTGCCCAAGCGCAGCCGCCCATCAAAATTCTGGTGGGTGCTCCCGCAGGCGGCACCACCGACACCATGGCCCGCACGCTGGCCACGGTGCTGGGCACACAGCTGGGGCGCACTGTGGTGGTCGAGAACAAACCCGGTGCAGGTGGCAACTTGGCCGCCGACGCGGTGGCCAAGGCCGCGCCCGATGGCCATACGCTGCTCATGAGCTTCACCAGCCACGCCATCAATGCCTCGCTGTACCCCCGCTTGCCTTTTGATCCGGTCAAAGACTTCACCCCTTTGACCATGGTGTCGACCTCACCGTCGATCCTGGTGGCCCACCCCAGGGTCTCGGCCAACAGCGTCCAAGAATTGATCACTCTGGCCAAGTCCAAGCCCGGGCAGCTGAACTTTGCGATTGGCGCAATGGGCTCGTCCTTGCACATGGCGGGTGACGCCTTCAAGATGCAGTCGGGTGTGTACATCGTGAACATCCCCTACCGGGGCACGGCCCCTGCGGTGCAAGACGTGTTGGCCGGGCAAGTGGACTTGATGTTCGCCGCCATTGGCAACGTGCAATCGCACATCAAGGCGGGCAAACTCAAGGCCCTGGGCGTGACCAGCGCCAAACGCCTGCCCGCTTTTGCGGACGTGCCCGCCATTGGCGAGAGCTTGCCCGGTTACGAGTCGAGTGCCTGGTTTGGATTGTTTGGCCCGGGGCGCATGAGCCCTGATCTGAGCAAGCGCCTGGCCGATGCGGCCCGCGCTGCGGTGCAGTCGCCCGATGTCAAGCGGCGCATTGAAAGCGAAGGGGCCACGGCCGTGGGCAACAGCCCGGAAGAATTTGCCCGTTTTGTGGACAGCGAGATCGTGCGTTGGCGCGCGGTGGTGCAGTATGCCGGAGCCAAGCCCGAATGAAACCCAGCGATTTTCAGCCACAAACATTGGCCCAAAAACTCATCGCCCGCGCCGCAGGCCGCAGCCATGTGGCCGTGGGCGAGTTGCTCACCTGCAACGTGGACTTGGCCATGTTCCACGACTCGTCGGGTCCGCGCCGCTTGAAGCCTATGCTGGACGAATTGGGCGCCGAGATCTGGGACAAAAACAAAGTGGTGCTGGTGCTGGACCACTACGTGCCCGCGCAAGACGCGGATGCCCAGCAGATTGTGCAGATCGCGCGCGACACCGCCAAGCAGTGGAAGCTGCCCCACGTCATTGACAGCGAGGGCATTTGCCACGTGGTTCTGCCCGAGCGCGGCCATTTGAAGCCGGGCATGTTTTGTGTCGGTGGCGACTCGCATTCGCCCACGGGCGGGGCCTTTGGTTGCTACATGTTTGGCATCGGTGCGACCGAGATGCTGGGCGTGTGCGTCACCGGCCAAATTTGGGTGCAGGTGCCGCGCACCTTGCGCATGCACTGGTCGGGTCGCTTGCAAGCCGGTGTGTCGGCCAAAGACATGATGCTGCACATGGTGGGTCGCTTTGGCATGAATGGCGGCCAATACCAGGCGGTGGAGTTTGCGGGGTCTGCGGTGCAGGCCCTGTCCATGGCCGAGCGCATGACCCTGTCCAATATGAGCGCCGAGATGGGGGCTCAGGCCGGTTTGATCGCGGCCGATGAGACCACCTTGAACTACCTGCGTGGCGTGGGCGTGGCCTCTGAGCATCTGGCCGGGGCCGAGCAATGGCACACCGATGAAGACGCCGAATACGAGCAGCACACCTTTGATGCCGCCCGCCTCAGCCCGCAGGTGGCCGCACCGCACAGCCCGGCCAACACCCGAGATGTGGCCGAATTTGCGGATGTGGCGCCAAGCATTGCCTACATCGGTGCCTGCACCGGCGCCAAACTCGAAGACCTGCGGGCCGCCGCCTCGGTGCTCAAGGGTCAGCGCGTGGCCGCTGGCGTGCAGCTGATGGTGGCGCCTGCCAGTGCCCGCGAACAAGCGCAGGCCACGCAAGAAGGCGTGATGCAAATCTTGCTGGACGCCGGCGCCACGGTGCTGCCCAACAGTTGTGGTGCGTGTGCGGGTTACGGCGCGACTTTCCCCGAAGGCGCCACCGTGATTTCGACCACCGCCCGCAATTTCAAGGGCCGCATGGGCCCGGCCAGCGTGAACGTGTATTTGGCCTCGCCTTACACCGTGGCCGCTTCGGCTTTGCGCGGGCGCATCAGCGATGCACGCGAGGTGCTGGCATGAACAAACACGTTTTTCAAAACGCCCGTGTTTGGCGGCTCGGTGCCGATGTGGACACCGATGCCCTGGCCCCCGGGGCTTATATGAAGCACGGTCTTGAGGTGATCGGCTGGCATTGCTTGGAGGCGGTGCGCAGCGACTTTGCTTCGGGCGTGCGCGAAGGCGATGTGATCGTGGCCGGGGCCAACTTTGGGATTGGCTCATCGCGCGAGCAGGCCGCCGGTGTGCTGCGGCATTTGGGCTTGGCGGCAGTCATTGCGCCGTCTTACAGCGGTTTGTATTTTCGCAATGCCTTCAACTTGGGCCTGCTGCTCTTGACCTGCCCCGAGGCCGATCAAATCGAAGAGGGCGAGCGGGTGGGTGTGACGTTGGAAGGCGACACACCGGTGGTGGTGCGGGCCAAAGGCCAGCGTTTGGCTTGCGCGCCGATCCCTGAATTTTTGATGGACATGGTCAATGCAGGCGGCTTGTTGCCCCTGCTCAAACAAAGAAAGCCAGCATGAACCCGATGGATTCCAAATCTCAACCGACGGGCGTCCACCCTGTGATGGACCCGGTGACCCTTGCGGTGCTGCGCGGCCGTCTTGAACAGATCGCCGATGAAATGGACGCGACGCTCTACCGCAGCGCCTTCAATCCCATCATTGCCGAGGCGCACGACGCTTGCCACGGTCTGTACGACGCCACCACCGGCGACACTCTGATCCAGGGCAAGTCCGGTCTGCCGGTGTTTGTGGGGGCGATGGCCTTTGCGGTGCGCGCGGCCATGCGCGTGGCC from the Limnohabitans sp. 2KL-27 genome contains:
- a CDS encoding 3-isopropylmalate dehydratase yields the protein MNKHVFQNARVWRLGADVDTDALAPGAYMKHGLEVIGWHCLEAVRSDFASGVREGDVIVAGANFGIGSSREQAAGVLRHLGLAAVIAPSYSGLYFRNAFNLGLLLLTCPEADQIEEGERVGVTLEGDTPVVVRAKGQRLACAPIPEFLMDMVNAGGLLPLLKQRKPA
- a CDS encoding tripartite tricarboxylate transporter substrate binding protein; this encodes MWTTAMALVCWAGMARAQAQPPIKILVGAPAGGTTDTMARTLATVLGTQLGRTVVVENKPGAGGNLAADAVAKAAPDGHTLLMSFTSHAINASLYPRLPFDPVKDFTPLTMVSTSPSILVAHPRVSANSVQELITLAKSKPGQLNFAIGAMGSSLHMAGDAFKMQSGVYIVNIPYRGTAPAVQDVLAGQVDLMFAAIGNVQSHIKAGKLKALGVTSAKRLPAFADVPAIGESLPGYESSAWFGLFGPGRMSPDLSKRLADAARAAVQSPDVKRRIESEGATAVGNSPEEFARFVDSEIVRWRAVVQYAGAKPE
- a CDS encoding 3-isopropylmalate dehydratase large subunit encodes the protein MKPSDFQPQTLAQKLIARAAGRSHVAVGELLTCNVDLAMFHDSSGPRRLKPMLDELGAEIWDKNKVVLVLDHYVPAQDADAQQIVQIARDTAKQWKLPHVIDSEGICHVVLPERGHLKPGMFCVGGDSHSPTGGAFGCYMFGIGATEMLGVCVTGQIWVQVPRTLRMHWSGRLQAGVSAKDMMLHMVGRFGMNGGQYQAVEFAGSAVQALSMAERMTLSNMSAEMGAQAGLIAADETTLNYLRGVGVASEHLAGAEQWHTDEDAEYEQHTFDAARLSPQVAAPHSPANTRDVAEFADVAPSIAYIGACTGAKLEDLRAAASVLKGQRVAAGVQLMVAPASAREQAQATQEGVMQILLDAGATVLPNSCGACAGYGATFPEGATVISTTARNFKGRMGPASVNVYLASPYTVAASALRGRISDAREVLA